In one Candidatus Peribacter riflensis genomic region, the following are encoded:
- a CDS encoding ferredoxin, 2Fe-2S, which yields MPKITFIVNGQQKIVDAQPEETILQAAQANAIPMESACGGNGFCTTCKCHVRAGMEHVSPPNEREEMMGMGNDERLGCQATVKGDVTVELEAI from the coding sequence ATGCCAAAAATCACCTTTATCGTGAACGGTCAGCAAAAGATCGTAGATGCCCAGCCAGAAGAGACGATTCTGCAGGCAGCGCAGGCCAATGCCATCCCTATGGAGAGCGCCTGCGGCGGTAATGGGTTCTGTACCACGTGCAAATGCCATGTGCGCGCGGGCATGGAGCATGTAAGCCCCCCCAACGAACGCGAAGAAATGATGGGCATGGGCAATGACGAACGCCTGGGCTGCCAGGCCACGGTGAAAGGGGATGTGACAGTGGAACTGGAAGCGATTTAA
- a CDS encoding DNA polymerase III subunit delta', with the protein MLRPKDIVGHHAVRAQLEHDLETENVSHAYLFAGPRHLGKMTLARWFALRLLSAGVPEEAEEHVRHACERMTHSDLFVLDQLWIADQCEDWGTIAQTSNAPQQEREKKKVKTDTIGIDDIRALQERLQETATGKYRCCIIRSAERMQSEAANALLKILEEPPPSLVFIFTTQALSSLLPTVVSRMRVFRFHPLSRPELLPLLDGVNEEDRQFILHLAQGAPGVAQELKHDPEALRIHRLVHTKAVSFWRTRSLKERLQILDPLTERGEEADQLLLHLALALREQSPASGAWVHALHELAQGLRTNAHRGLMTQRFALRVS; encoded by the coding sequence ATGCTGAGGCCTAAGGATATCGTCGGCCATCACGCCGTTCGCGCGCAGCTGGAGCATGATCTTGAAACGGAGAATGTCAGCCATGCCTATCTCTTCGCGGGGCCGCGGCATCTGGGCAAGATGACGCTGGCGCGATGGTTCGCGCTCCGGCTGCTCAGTGCCGGTGTGCCTGAAGAAGCAGAAGAGCACGTACGTCATGCCTGCGAACGGATGACGCACTCCGATCTCTTCGTTTTGGACCAGCTCTGGATTGCCGATCAGTGCGAAGATTGGGGCACGATCGCGCAGACATCCAATGCACCGCAGCAGGAACGTGAAAAGAAGAAAGTGAAGACCGATACGATCGGCATTGATGATATTCGTGCACTGCAGGAGAGACTGCAGGAGACAGCGACCGGAAAGTACCGGTGCTGCATCATCCGCTCAGCAGAACGCATGCAGTCCGAAGCGGCCAACGCCCTCCTCAAAATTCTCGAGGAGCCGCCGCCTTCTCTCGTCTTCATCTTTACCACCCAAGCACTTTCGTCGCTCCTCCCCACCGTCGTTTCGCGCATGCGCGTGTTTCGTTTCCATCCGCTCTCCCGTCCCGAGTTGCTTCCGCTCCTCGATGGAGTGAACGAGGAAGACCGGCAGTTCATCCTGCATCTGGCGCAGGGTGCCCCTGGCGTTGCGCAGGAACTCAAGCATGATCCGGAGGCGCTTCGCATTCATCGGCTTGTGCACACAAAAGCCGTATCTTTCTGGCGCACGCGTTCGCTCAAAGAGCGCCTGCAGATCCTTGATCCGCTGACGGAACGCGGCGAGGAGGCCGATCAACTTCTCCTCCACCTCGCTCTGGCGCTTCGCGAGCAATCTCCTGCGTCCGGAGCATGGGTACATGCCCTCCACGAGCTGGCTCAGGGCCTGAGGACCAATGCGCACCGCGGGCTCATGACACAGCGCTTTGCTTTGCGCGTCTCGTGA